From the genome of Geminocystis herdmanii PCC 6308, one region includes:
- a CDS encoding NAD(P)H dehydrogenase subunit NdhS, whose translation MIILPGTIVTVTNADDIYYRFEGLVQRVTDGKAAVLFEGGNWDKLITFRLSELEAIDPKNKK comes from the coding sequence ATGATAATTTTACCCGGTACAATAGTGACAGTAACAAACGCCGATGATATTTACTACCGTTTTGAAGGTTTAGTGCAAAGAGTAACCGATGGCAAAGCCGCAGTGTTATTTGAAGGGGGAAACTGGGATAAACTTATCACCTTTAGGTTATCAGAATTAGAAGCGATCGATCCCAAAAACAAAAAATAA
- a CDS encoding anhydro-N-acetylmuramic acid kinase: MIVVGLMSGTSVDGIDASVVDIQGQGLDLKVNLLVGQTFPYSSALRSQILAVCEGKSLTMAEFAQLDHAIALEFAQAVINIIPKNTKIDLIGSHGQTVYHQPPHKNELGYSLQLGRGDVIFQKTGIQTINNFRVADIALGGQGAPLVSKIDLCLYHHPRHSRCLQNIGGIGNATYLPSTHTPQWQEKIIGWDTGPGNALIDLAVQELTDNQQTFDFNGDWSRQGKPCQPLVKQWLKQDFFHHKPPKSTGRELFGHHYLAHCRQDAQHYNLSDADWLATITELTVASIADSYHRFLPSLPHEVILAGGGSRNSYLIERLQSYLLDTHLLTSDELGISSEFKESIAFAILAYWHVHNFAGNLPCVTGAKKEVVLGVSHKE, encoded by the coding sequence ATGATAGTTGTGGGTTTAATGAGTGGCACTTCGGTAGATGGCATTGATGCCTCCGTAGTGGATATTCAAGGGCAGGGATTAGATTTAAAAGTAAACTTATTAGTAGGGCAAACTTTCCCTTATTCTTCTGCTTTGCGTAGTCAAATTTTAGCAGTGTGTGAGGGCAAATCCTTGACTATGGCTGAGTTTGCTCAACTAGATCATGCGATCGCGCTGGAATTTGCCCAAGCCGTGATTAACATTATCCCCAAAAACACGAAAATTGACTTAATCGGTTCACATGGTCAAACAGTCTATCATCAACCGCCCCACAAAAACGAATTAGGCTATAGTTTGCAATTAGGGAGAGGAGATGTCATCTTCCAAAAAACTGGTATTCAAACTATTAACAACTTTCGAGTTGCTGATATTGCCCTAGGAGGACAAGGTGCGCCCCTTGTGTCTAAAATTGATCTATGTTTATATCATCATCCTCGTCATAGTCGTTGTTTACAAAATATTGGCGGTATCGGTAACGCTACTTATTTACCTTCTACCCATACCCCCCAATGGCAGGAAAAAATTATCGGTTGGGATACGGGTCCGGGGAATGCTTTAATAGATTTAGCAGTACAAGAATTGACGGATAATCAACAAACTTTCGATTTTAATGGTGATTGGAGTCGTCAAGGAAAGCCTTGTCAACCCTTAGTAAAACAGTGGTTAAAACAAGACTTTTTCCATCATAAACCGCCTAAATCTACGGGTAGAGAGTTATTTGGACATCATTATTTAGCGCATTGTCGTCAAGATGCCCAACATTATAATTTAAGTGATGCTGATTGGTTAGCTACCATCACGGAGTTAACGGTGGCTTCCATTGCCGATAGTTACCATCGGTTTTTACCTTCTCTTCCCCATGAGGTAATTTTAGCAGGGGGAGGAAGTCGTAATAGTTATCTTATCGAGCGCTTACAGTCTTATCTTCTGGATACTCATTTGTTGACTAGCGATGAATTGGGTATTAGTAGTGAGTTTAAAGAATCGATCGCATTTGCTATTTTAGCCTATTGGCACGTCCATAATTTTGCTGGTAATTTACCCTGTGTGACGGGGGCGAAAAAAGAGGTTGTGTTGGGAGTCAGTCATAAGGAATAA
- a CDS encoding NAD-dependent epimerase/dehydratase family protein produces the protein MRILIMGGTRFIGVALTKILVAQGHEVVLFNRGNKSAPVEGIKQISCDRKDIESMKEKLKGEKFDAIFDNNGRELSDTQPLVELFKDQISHFIYVSSAGVYLPSEQMPHREDDPVDPQSRHKGKHETEQYLQDEGIPFTSIRPVYIYGSGNYNDLEAWFFDRIVRNLPILIPYGGLHFTQFGHVEDLAIAMSKVLGNAQAIGQIYNISGDRYVTFKGLAQSCALAVGKNLSEIELKYYDPTKFNLGKRKAFPIRVQHFFADISKAQKDLHWTPKYDLVSGLKESFENDYLPSGRDKVDLDFSLDREILSQL, from the coding sequence ATGCGTATTCTGATTATGGGAGGCACTCGTTTTATCGGTGTCGCTTTGACTAAAATTCTCGTGGCTCAAGGACATGAAGTTGTTTTGTTTAATCGTGGCAATAAATCTGCTCCTGTGGAGGGTATTAAACAAATATCGTGCGATCGAAAAGATATAGAATCCATGAAGGAGAAGTTAAAAGGGGAAAAATTTGATGCTATTTTCGACAATAATGGACGAGAATTAAGTGATACTCAACCGTTAGTCGAGTTATTCAAAGATCAGATTTCTCACTTTATCTATGTTAGTTCAGCAGGGGTATATTTACCATCGGAGCAAATGCCTCACCGTGAAGATGATCCCGTTGACCCACAAAGTCGCCACAAGGGGAAACACGAAACAGAACAATATTTGCAAGATGAGGGGATTCCTTTTACTTCTATTCGCCCTGTGTATATTTATGGTTCGGGCAATTATAATGATTTAGAGGCTTGGTTTTTCGATCGAATTGTGCGCAATTTACCTATTTTAATCCCCTATGGTGGTTTACATTTCACTCAATTTGGTCATGTGGAAGATTTAGCTATAGCAATGAGTAAAGTGTTAGGTAATGCTCAGGCTATTGGACAAATATACAACATTTCGGGCGATCGATATGTCACCTTTAAAGGATTAGCTCAAAGTTGTGCTTTAGCCGTGGGCAAAAATCTCTCTGAAATAGAGCTAAAATATTATGATCCAACTAAGTTTAATTTAGGAAAAAGAAAGGCTTTTCCCATCAGAGTTCAACACTTTTTTGCTGATATTTCTAAAGCTCAAAAAGACTTACATTGGACTCCTAAATATGATCTCGTTTCTGGTTTAAAAGAGTCCTTTGAAAATGATTATTTACCATCAGGGAGAGACAAAGTTGATTTAGATTTTAGTCTCGATCGAGAAATCCTCAGTCAATTATAA
- a CDS encoding type II toxin-antitoxin system VapC family toxin — MKQLILDAGPLIALFYQKDSYHQSAIKGFIELNQNKTQLITPIPIIFEVYKWLLHRGGNLLAKKTLSVMENSLYSVTLEDEDIKKLYLMIQSLTDWEGSLEDATVILISQKYNSPIWTLNYRDFSRFKNLNFWNPQE; from the coding sequence TTGAAACAATTAATTTTAGATGCTGGGCCTTTAATTGCTTTATTTTATCAGAAAGATAGTTACCATCAATCAGCAATAAAAGGATTTATAGAATTAAATCAAAATAAAACTCAGTTAATTACACCAATTCCTATTATTTTTGAAGTTTATAAATGGTTGCTACATAGGGGCGGTAATTTACTAGCAAAAAAAACTCTTTCTGTTATGGAAAATAGTTTATATTCAGTTACTTTAGAAGATGAAGATATAAAAAAATTATATCTAATGATTCAATCATTAACAGACTGGGAAGGAAGTTTAGAAGATGCTACGGTTATTTTAATTTCTCAAAAATATAATTCCCCTATTTGGACTCTAAATTATCGAGATTTTAGTAGATTTAAAAACTTAAATTTTTGGAATCCTCAAGAATAA
- a CDS encoding EAL domain-containing protein — protein MNKNNSIRHILAVESGNWKKNFFLDKNSYSIGRNSTNSLIINHRVISRNHSSLIKVTYSSQKDSNQGENLFWIVDGDLKGNRSTNGIYVNGKQCLCHALKPGDVIFFGGIEVKAKYDIIDLETKTFFSTNPEKQVSIFTQETDNINNITLSLPIIKNQDLEKFELVAEGILIIDLESHKILTANSSYSEIVDYPFSDLISLTIEDLWVLEKDIIDYDLEIINNYNIAITKESIHRKKDGNLVYVLVHCNPVIYNNKKSLFVSVQNINNLKKIEDAIRFQTNHDSVSNLPNKRLFIEQLSLSLGYNKIKQDDLGIIKLRLNNWKDIIESLNIDSEGRLLQDVVKQIKNTLSAGDTMAKWSDDEYIIMIEEAKNNDKVDRIIKDILTNINKTWTRENQSFLMTVNFGVSIHPQDGNNIQELLKKASKALESSYHQSVNNYQYYSPSLIDEPRRLDKLVFETLQTQNLLVKYNPIINTQNLEFFTLNSTISIENDQEEKLTDVPILTTASAISLTSNLIYQWLNKIAEDIKTWEKNGIVAPSISIKILLSCLLDTIFVDSLVKIITEKKLMNLELDIICDREVFDLKLVEENLVKLKELGILFSLFDFDVVKFNELDNNKVKFTTLKISDSLTKDLEDNSPKRPLIYSIISLGNALNVKIIGEGINTETQRDILVNLGCEEMQGMLFSASLSGEEIINFCPSLPFEKVL, from the coding sequence ATGAATAAGAATAACTCCATTCGACATATATTAGCCGTAGAATCAGGAAATTGGAAAAAAAATTTTTTTCTCGATAAAAATAGCTATTCTATTGGGCGAAATTCCACTAATTCTTTAATTATTAATCATCGAGTAATTTCAAGAAATCATAGTAGTTTAATTAAAGTTACTTATTCATCTCAAAAAGATAGTAATCAAGGAGAAAATCTTTTTTGGATTGTCGATGGAGATTTAAAAGGAAATAGAAGTACAAATGGCATTTATGTTAATGGAAAACAATGTTTATGCCATGCCTTAAAACCGGGAGATGTAATATTTTTTGGTGGCATAGAAGTTAAAGCAAAATACGATATTATCGATTTAGAAACCAAAACTTTTTTTAGTACCAATCCTGAAAAACAGGTTTCTATTTTTACTCAAGAAACGGATAATATAAATAATATTACTTTAAGTTTACCAATAATTAAAAACCAAGACTTAGAAAAATTTGAGTTAGTTGCTGAAGGTATTTTGATTATTGATTTAGAAAGTCACAAAATTTTAACGGCTAATTCAAGTTATAGTGAGATAGTTGACTATCCTTTTTCTGATCTTATTAGTTTAACAATTGAAGATTTATGGGTATTAGAAAAAGATATAATTGATTATGATCTTGAGATTATCAATAATTATAATATTGCTATTACCAAAGAATCTATCCATAGAAAAAAAGATGGGAATTTAGTTTATGTTTTAGTTCATTGTAATCCTGTTATTTATAATAATAAAAAATCTTTATTTGTTTCAGTCCAAAATATTAATAATTTGAAAAAAATTGAAGATGCTATTCGTTTTCAAACTAATCATGATTCAGTGAGTAATTTACCAAATAAGAGATTATTTATTGAACAATTATCATTATCTTTAGGATATAACAAAATTAAACAAGATGATTTAGGTATAATCAAGCTACGTCTTAATAATTGGAAAGATATTATTGAGAGTCTAAATATTGACAGTGAAGGAAGATTACTACAAGATGTTGTTAAGCAGATAAAAAATACTCTTTCAGCAGGAGATACTATGGCAAAATGGTCTGATGATGAGTATATTATTATGATTGAGGAAGCTAAAAATAATGATAAAGTCGATCGAATTATTAAAGATATTTTAACAAATATTAATAAAACATGGACAAGAGAAAACCAAAGTTTTTTAATGACAGTGAATTTTGGTGTAAGTATTCATCCTCAAGATGGTAATAATATTCAAGAATTGTTAAAAAAAGCATCAAAGGCTTTAGAATCAAGTTATCATCAATCTGTGAATAATTATCAATATTATAGTCCTTCATTAATTGATGAACCAAGAAGATTAGATAAATTAGTTTTTGAAACTCTTCAAACTCAAAATTTATTAGTAAAATATAATCCTATTATTAATACTCAAAACCTAGAATTTTTTACTCTCAATAGTACTATTTCCATAGAAAATGATCAGGAAGAAAAATTAACAGATGTACCGATATTAACCACAGCTTCTGCCATTAGCTTAACCTCTAATTTGATATACCAATGGTTAAATAAAATTGCTGAAGATATAAAAACATGGGAGAAAAATGGTATTGTTGCTCCAAGCATAAGCATTAAAATACTGCTTTCTTGTTTACTAGATACGATATTTGTTGATTCTTTAGTTAAAATAATTACAGAGAAAAAATTAATGAATTTAGAGTTAGATATTATTTGCGATCGAGAAGTATTTGATCTAAAATTAGTAGAAGAAAATTTAGTGAAATTAAAAGAATTAGGAATCTTATTTTCTTTATTTGATTTTGATGTAGTTAAATTCAACGAATTAGATAATAATAAAGTAAAATTTACTACCCTAAAAATATCAGATTCCTTAACAAAAGATTTAGAAGATAATTCACCAAAAAGACCACTAATTTATAGTATAATCAGCTTAGGAAATGCTTTAAATGTAAAAATAATTGGAGAAGGTATTAATACAGAAACCCAACGGGATATATTAGTGAATTTAGGTTGTGAAGAAATGCAAGGAATGTTGTTTTCAGCCTCACTTTCTGGAGAAGAAATAATCAATTTTTGTCCTAGTTTACCCTTTGAAAAAGTGTTATAA
- a CDS encoding tetratricopeptide repeat protein yields the protein MVATKMNEVYRVLECRPDSYQGWYNQASQLRERNLCQDALYSYERAIEYHPQDYFAWYYRGKVLEELTRYKEAIVSLHTACDIEPDNYWGWYDQGYIWQKRLENHGEAIKCFHCALNHKPRDYWATFRLGKSYYHQQKYLPALDYIQKALNLRHHDYWSYYWQGECQQMLKQWENAKQSYLQALAIKPDDYWALLQMATIYQRQCLYGDAIIYYEKLREVYEVEEKTLQQLATCYQILGMRRIKN from the coding sequence ATGGTAGCAACTAAAATGAATGAGGTTTATCGAGTCTTAGAATGTCGTCCTGACAGTTATCAAGGATGGTATAATCAAGCTAGTCAATTAAGAGAACGTAATTTATGTCAAGATGCTTTATATAGTTATGAAAGGGCGATCGAATATCATCCTCAGGACTATTTTGCATGGTATTATCGAGGAAAAGTATTAGAAGAATTAACAAGATATAAAGAAGCTATTGTGAGTTTGCACACTGCCTGTGATATTGAGCCTGATAATTATTGGGGGTGGTATGATCAAGGATATATATGGCAGAAAAGATTAGAAAATCATGGGGAAGCCATAAAATGTTTTCACTGCGCATTAAATCACAAACCTCGTGATTATTGGGCAACTTTTCGCTTAGGAAAATCTTACTATCATCAACAGAAATATTTACCCGCTTTAGATTATATCCAAAAAGCCTTAAATCTTCGTCATCACGATTATTGGAGTTACTACTGGCAAGGGGAATGTCAACAAATGTTGAAACAGTGGGAAAACGCCAAGCAAAGTTATCTACAGGCTTTAGCTATCAAACCTGATGACTATTGGGCATTATTGCAGATGGCGACGATTTATCAAAGACAATGTCTATATGGAGATGCCATTATCTACTATGAAAAACTCCGAGAAGTCTATGAGGTTGAGGAAAAAACTTTACAACAATTAGCTACTTGTTATCAAATTTTAGGGATGAGAAGAATTAAGAATTGA